The Psychrosphaera ytuae genome includes a region encoding these proteins:
- a CDS encoding TM2 domain-containing protein, whose translation MLSMDELKQEEDAIRKEITALPDAKRKEYYRLEDKRIKDPDTYAVLNYFFLAGLHHFYLGNELKGILNAMAMLIGIILFGMFGWVLILIVLIIELPQLFRSQTIVQAHNNKVMRETLNEVKFGRSQ comes from the coding sequence ATGTTATCTATGGACGAGTTAAAACAAGAAGAAGACGCAATTCGCAAAGAGATCACCGCCCTTCCCGATGCCAAGCGCAAAGAGTACTACCGCTTGGAAGACAAGCGGATCAAAGACCCTGACACTTATGCCGTACTCAACTACTTCTTTTTAGCAGGGCTACACCATTTTTATTTGGGCAACGAGCTTAAAGGCATTTTAAATGCCATGGCGATGTTAATCGGAATTATATTATTTGGCATGTTTGGCTGGGTGCTGATTTTGATTGTACTGATCATTGAATTGCCGCAATTATTCCGCAGTCAGACGATTGTCCAAGCTCATAACAACAAAGTCATGCGCGAAACCCTCAACGAAGTAAAATTTGGTCGATCTCAGTAA
- a CDS encoding DUF4177 domain-containing protein, giving the protein MEKFREYKVIHVVEGGCGTLLLGSSGLPLKKLESVLNREAADGWNVVFQVIENKRFWLFWTRESVIVTLGR; this is encoded by the coding sequence ATGGAAAAATTTAGAGAATACAAAGTCATCCACGTTGTTGAAGGTGGTTGCGGCACATTATTGCTAGGTTCTAGTGGTCTACCACTTAAAAAGCTTGAGTCGGTACTAAACCGCGAAGCGGCAGACGGTTGGAACGTTGTGTTTCAGGTTATCGAAAACAAACGTTTTTGGTTATTCTGGACCCGCGAGTCTGTCATTGTCACTCTTGGTAGATAG
- a CDS encoding M48 family metallopeptidase: MLSRLTEKQRQWALIIFFSVVTLAVLGYRLYHSFLPTASTYIADKIPKEIYQSIGQSALEQLDETEFSDSELDVTTQDAIRTDFNQLINELNLDPDRFTLHMRHWEGQMNAFALMDGSIVITDALVNNLNAVLDSNAPHDSEQALNTQAIRAVLLHEIGHIEHNHLMEHTIRVSLFYISASLIFGDISVVSQILLEGSTMGLNIAYSRDLEVEADQYAADQLTKLYGSPAALIQALTVLYQESEQENKSEPDLHWLSTHPNLEARLEGIK; the protein is encoded by the coding sequence ATGCTGTCTCGACTCACCGAAAAACAACGCCAATGGGCTCTCATTATTTTCTTTTCTGTAGTGACGTTAGCCGTTTTGGGTTATCGCCTGTATCACAGTTTTTTACCAACAGCCTCGACCTATATCGCCGACAAAATCCCTAAAGAAATTTATCAATCGATAGGTCAATCAGCCCTAGAACAACTCGACGAAACCGAGTTTAGTGACAGCGAACTTGACGTCACGACGCAAGACGCCATCCGTACGGACTTTAATCAGCTAATTAACGAGCTTAACCTAGATCCTGACCGCTTCACCTTGCACATGCGACACTGGGAAGGTCAAATGAACGCCTTTGCGTTAATGGATGGCTCCATTGTTATTACCGATGCATTGGTAAACAATCTAAACGCCGTACTTGACTCAAACGCACCGCACGATTCAGAGCAAGCCCTGAACACACAAGCAATACGCGCTGTTCTCCTTCACGAAATTGGCCATATCGAACACAACCACCTTATGGAGCACACGATTCGAGTGTCGTTGTTTTATATCAGTGCATCCTTGATATTTGGCGATATTAGCGTTGTAAGCCAAATCTTGCTGGAAGGTTCTACCATGGGGCTTAACATTGCCTATTCGCGTGATCTCGAAGTAGAAGCAGACCAATACGCCGCCGACCAACTCACCAAGCTTTATGGTAGTCCAGCCGCGCTGATCCAGGCATTAACCGTGTTGTATCAAGAATCAGAACAAGAAAATAAATCTGAGCCAGACTTGCACTGGCTC
- the yidD gene encoding membrane protein insertion efficiency factor YidD, whose translation MVKSPILAAIRWYQRRGGSRHFFNLECNFEPTCSEYTHQAISQYGTIKGIKLGLNRIKRCNDPDCVDKIHDPLL comes from the coding sequence TTGGTCAAATCACCTATCTTAGCCGCCATTCGCTGGTATCAGCGTCGAGGCGGCTCACGTCACTTTTTTAATTTAGAATGTAACTTTGAGCCCACATGCTCCGAATACACCCATCAAGCCATAAGCCAATATGGCACGATCAAAGGCATTAAACTCGGGCTTAATCGAATCAAACGATGTAATGATCCTGATTGCGTCGACAAAATTCACGATCCGCTGCTCTAG